A single genomic interval of Lynx canadensis isolate LIC74 chromosome A2, mLynCan4.pri.v2, whole genome shotgun sequence harbors:
- the PFKFB4 gene encoding 6-phosphofructo-2-kinase/fructose-2,6-bisphosphatase 4 isoform X2: MDRGTEGGSALTDPGSGSSRRVCMTNCPTLIVMVGLPARGKTYISKKLTRYLNWIGVPTREFNVGQYRRDMVKTYKSFEFFLPDNEEGLKIRKQCALAALRDVRRFLSEEGGHVAVFDATNTTRERRATIFNFGEQNGYKTFFVESICVDPEVIAANIVQVKLGSPDYVNHDSDKATEDFMRRIECYENSYESLDEDLDRDLSYIKIMDVGQSYVVNRVADHIQSRIVYYLMNIHVTPRCIYLCRHGESELNLKGRIGGDPGLSPRGREFAKSLAQFISDQNIKDLKVWTSQMKRTIQTAEALGVPYEQWKVLNEIDAGVCEEMTYEEIQDHYPLEFALRDQDKYRYRYPKGESYEDLVQRLEPVIMELERQENVLVICHQAVMRCLLAYFLDKAAEQLPYLKCPLHTVLKLTPVAYGCKVESIFLNVMAVNTHRDRPQNVDISRPPEEALVTVPAHQ, from the exons TTTGCATGACCAACTGCCCAACGCTCATTGTCATGGTAGGCCTGCCTGCCAGGGGCAAGACCTACATCTCCAAGAAGCTGACTCGCTACCTGAACTGGATTGGTGTGCCAACGCGCG AATTCAACGTTGGCCAGTACCGCCGGGACATGGTCAAGACATACAAGTCTTTTGAGTTTTTCCTTCCAGACAACGAAGAGGGCCTGAAAATCAGGAA GCAGTGTGCCCTGGCGGCCCTCCGTGATGTCCGGCGGTTCCTTAGTGAGGAGGGGGGACATGTGGCG GTTTTTGATGCAACGAATACCACCCGAGAACGGAGAGCGACCATCTTTAATTTTGGGGAACAGAATGGCTACAAG ACCTTTTTTGTGGAGTCCATCTGTGTGGATCCTGAGGTCATAGCCGCTAACATCGTG CAAGTGAAACTCGGCAGCCCCGATTATGTGAACCATGATAGTGATAAGGCCACGGAGGATTTCATGAGGCGCATTGAATGCTATGAGAATTCATATGAGTCATTGGATGAGGACCTGGACAG GGATCTGTCCTACATCAAGATCATGGACGTGGGACAGAGCTACGTGGTGAACCGTGTGGCTGACCACATCCAGAGCCGTATTGTATATTACCTCATGAACATCCATGTGACCCCCCGCTGCATCTACCTCTGCCGACATGGAGAGAGTGAGCTCAACCTCAAGGGCCGGATTGGCGGGGACCCAGGACTGTCCCCTCGGGGCAGGGag TTTGCCAAGAGTCTGGCCCAGTTCATCAGTGATCAGAACATCAAGGACTTGAAGGTCTGGACGAGCCAGATGAAGAGGACAATCCAGACAGCCGAGGCCCTGGGTGTGCCTTATGAACAGTGGAAGGTCCTCAACGAGATTGATGCG GGCGTCTGTGAGGAAATGACTTACGAGGAAATTCAGGATCATTATCCACTGGAGTTTGCCCTGCGGGACCAGGACAAGTACCGGTACCGGTACCCCAAGGGGGAG TCTTACGAGGACCTGGTCCAGCGGCTCGAGCCTGTCATCATGGAGCTGGAGAGGCAAGAGAATGTGCTGGTCATCTGCCACCAGGCTGTGATGCGCTGCCTCCTGGCCTACTTCCTGGATAAGGCCGCAG AACAGCTGCCCTACCTCAAGTGTCCACTGCACACCGTTCTGAAGCTGACCCCTGTGGCTTACG GTTGTAAAGTGGAGTCGATATTCCTGAACGTGATGGCTGTGAATACGCACCGGGACAGGCCTCAG